From the genome of Maridesulfovibrio ferrireducens:
CGATGTGGACAGAGTTACTCAGCTTTATGACCGTAAGGTAATATCTAAGAGTGAGCTGGATCAGGCTGTTGCTGACTTTAAATCTCAGGAAGCCCATCTGAATGCCACGGCAAAGATGCTCGATATTGCCCGTAAAAAACTTAAATATACAGTTCTTATAGCTCCTTTTGATGGCTGGGTAAGTAAGGTAAACGTTAATATTCATCAAAATGTTCAATCTGGACAGGGTGTAATTGTTTTCAACGCAGGGCGGCAGATGAAGATGAGTATACTACTTCCTGATACTTTGATTTCGCAAGTCAGCGAAGGAGAAGATGTGGAAGTTACTTTTGATGCGCTGCCCGGAAAAGTGATGAAAGGCATTGTCATGGAAGTCGGTATCGGAGCCAACCAGAGGGCTTCTTTTCCGGTTAAGGTTTATCTGAATAACTCGGATAAGCTTCTCCGCAGCGGGATGTCAGGGGATGTAAATTTTCCAGGGCGCACAGGAAGCAGCCATATATTTGTTCCACCGTCCGCTGTTGTGGGTAATCCTGATGGCAGCACGCACGTCTGGGTTATTGAAAACAGTACTATTGTGAAATTGCGCAAGGTTGAGATCGGTTCATTGTCCCCGATAGGCGTCCAGATAAAAGAGGGCTTAAAGGCCGGTGAGACTGTTGTTACCCGCGGAGTTCATTCCCTTAAGGATGGCATGAAGGTTAAAACAGTCGGAGATCTTTCGTGAACATTGCAAAGTGGTGCATTGAAAATAATCGCACATCGATTGCCATTTTCCTGCTCATAGCGCTGGGCGGGGTAATGACTTTTATGAACATTCCCAAGGCGGAAGACCCGGATTTTACTATCCGGACCGCGGTGGTTATAACCGGTTTTCCAGGTGCTTCTCCTCAGCGTGTTGAGGAACTTGTCACTGATAAACTTGAAGAAAAAATTCGTGAAATCGGTGATGTCAAAGTCGTTCGTTCTCAGTCAATGACGGGGATTTCTATTATCGAAGTGGAATTTTATGCTTCCATCAAAAATATGAATCCCATGTGGCAGAAGCTCCGCAACAAAGTCTCGGATGCTCAGCCGACGTTACCGTCAGAGGCTATGACTCCAGTCATCAATGATGAATTCGGAGATGTCTTCGGTATTATTATTGCGCTGACGGGAGACGGCTTTTCATATCGTGAACTTAAGGATGTTGCGGATTATACCCGTGATGAATTGCTGATGGTCTCAGGCGTTGGGAAGGTTGACCGCTGGGGACTTCAGGACGAAAGAATTTATATCGATTTTTCCAACTCGCGTATGGCTGCGGCAGGGGTAAGCCCATTTGCCGTGGGACAGATGATTGATCATCAGAATTCTATTAGACCGAGCGGCTCATCCAAAGTAGGGCCGGACAGAATTTCCATTGAACCGACCGGAGAATTTAAGTCTGTAGACGACATTGCTTCCCTTTCAATGAGGCTTGAAGGCATGAAGTCCAGCATGAAACTTTCCGATGTTACAAAGGTTTCCAGAGGTTTTGCCGATCCGCCGTCTGTTATGAGCCGTTATAACGGTGCTCCCGCCATTATGCTTGCCGTTTCGATGGCAGACGGCAATAATATTATGGAGTTGGGCAAGAGAGTCACAGCAAAGCTTGATCAGCTTTCAGCGAATCTGTATCACGGCATGGATTATAATATTGTTGTGTATCAGCCGGAATATGTAGAAACGGCTGTTAACAATTTTATGATCAATCTACTTGAATCTTTTCTGTTTGTAGTATTAGTTATTCTCGCATTTGCAGGATTCAGGACTGGCCTTGTTGCGGGGTCGCTGGTCCCGATGGCCATGCTCGGATGTATAGCATTGATGCCGTTTTTTGACGTGGCTTTACAAAGAATATCAATTGCTTCTCTGATAATATCACTGGGGATTTTAGTTGATAACGGAGTGGTCGTTTCAGAGGCTATTCTGGTAAAGCTTGCGGCTGGCGAAGATCGAATGAAGGCTGTTATCGGAGCTGTTTCAGAACTCTGGATGCCGCTTCTTGCCGCTTCTCTGACTACTATTTTTGCGTTTCTTCCCATTCCACTCGCTGAAAGTACGGTTGGGGAATATTGTTTTTCTCTTTTTGTGGTTGTTACCCTGACCTTGTTATGTTCATGGGCTTTATCCATGACCATGATCCCCATGCTTTGTTTTTATGTACTCAAGCCCAAAGTCGTAATTCAGACATTTTCAGGTCGTATGTATAATGGTTATAGAAATTTATTGTTGTTTTGTCTAAAACATCGCACAGCTTTTCTTTCGCTGGTGCTAGCCGGATGTATCGCTGCTTTCTGGGGATTTCAATTTGTTCCGAAAATGTTTTTCCCGCCTAATGAAAGAGCGCAGTTCACAATAGATTTCTGGCAGCCTTTCGGTTCGGATATAAATACGACTGCTGAGGAAGTTGCAAAGCTTGAGAAGTATCTACTCGCCGATGACGGGGTGGATAGTATAGGAACTTTTATAGGTCATGGTGGTCCAAGGTGGTATCTGCCGCTTAACCTTGAACAACGCAATGACAATCTGGCAACTTTTATTGTTAACACCAGATCCATTGAAGACGTGGATAAGCTTATAGCCAGAACTCGCACGGAACTTAAAAGCAATTATCCTGATGCAGATTTCAGTCTTAAAAAATTGATG
Proteins encoded in this window:
- a CDS encoding efflux RND transporter periplasmic adaptor subunit — translated: MNKVILTVLCLSFLVVAGCKNKQGSVEEIIRPVKTMQVGESLSDRQWTFSGTAEDALESELSFRVGGKIISFSGDQIGRKFSSGDVVAKLDPADYELEVNQIEAQLEQVRANYTRAKADVDRVTQLYDRKVISKSELDQAVADFKSQEAHLNATAKMLDIARKKLKYTVLIAPFDGWVSKVNVNIHQNVQSGQGVIVFNAGRQMKMSILLPDTLISQVSEGEDVEVTFDALPGKVMKGIVMEVGIGANQRASFPVKVYLNNSDKLLRSGMSGDVNFPGRTGSSHIFVPPSAVVGNPDGSTHVWVIENSTIVKLRKVEIGSLSPIGVQIKEGLKAGETVVTRGVHSLKDGMKVKTVGDLS
- a CDS encoding efflux RND transporter permease subunit, producing MNIAKWCIENNRTSIAIFLLIALGGVMTFMNIPKAEDPDFTIRTAVVITGFPGASPQRVEELVTDKLEEKIREIGDVKVVRSQSMTGISIIEVEFYASIKNMNPMWQKLRNKVSDAQPTLPSEAMTPVINDEFGDVFGIIIALTGDGFSYRELKDVADYTRDELLMVSGVGKVDRWGLQDERIYIDFSNSRMAAAGVSPFAVGQMIDHQNSIRPSGSSKVGPDRISIEPTGEFKSVDDIASLSMRLEGMKSSMKLSDVTKVSRGFADPPSVMSRYNGAPAIMLAVSMADGNNIMELGKRVTAKLDQLSANLYHGMDYNIVVYQPEYVETAVNNFMINLLESFLFVVLVILAFAGFRTGLVAGSLVPMAMLGCIALMPFFDVALQRISIASLIISLGILVDNGVVVSEAILVKLAAGEDRMKAVIGAVSELWMPLLAASLTTIFAFLPIPLAESTVGEYCFSLFVVVTLTLLCSWALSMTMIPMLCFYVLKPKVVIQTFSGRMYNGYRNLLLFCLKHRTAFLSLVLAGCIAAFWGFQFVPKMFFPPNERAQFTIDFWQPFGSDINTTAEEVAKLEKYLLADDGVDSIGTFIGHGGPRWYLPLNLEQRNDNLATFIVNTRSIEDVDKLIARTRTELKSNYPDADFSLKKLMNGPPVGAPVQIRISGPDQKTLYALRDKVDALLEVTPGISRVWDDWGQWAKKMVVDVDQNKAREAGLSSFDVAMSLQSGMSGYQASTYREGDVNIPIVLRSEDSFRNRLDKLESINVYSYQDGRSVPLSQIATSELVWQPSDIRRRDQTRTMTVKADLYDGYFALQTLDAVRPKIEKMMKSSEWPMGYSVSYGGEFEKSQESQESINANMPLAMGLLVLVLIFQFNSFRRPLIILLTLPPMMCGITPGMILTNSPFGFMPMLGMISLLGIIVNNAIMLIDRIEMQRGKGIELADSIVLASLERARPIIMTATTTIIGMVPLSLQGGEMWRPMANCIMSGLMFATVLTLILCPVLYSLFFNQGFKNYTWNSAVIDKGRDV